TCTAGCCCAATCAAGTCAGCAATTAAAACCCTCTAGCCTAGCACACAGAATTCGGTTCATTAAGTCTTTATTCCGCTGGTCACATGAAGAAGGACACATCCATAAAAATTCAGCAGCTAAACTAAAAGAACCTAAAGTTGGCAAACGGATTCCTAAGTTCTTAACTGAAGGAGAAATCGAACATTTGCGTGAAGCTTGCTTTACCACAATGGAGAAAGCTTTATTTGAATTCATGTTTTCAACGGGCTGTCGTATCGGGGAAATCGTTTCCCTCGAAAAGAATAGCATCAACTGGTCTAATCGATCTGCAATTGTTCTTGGTAAAGGAGATAAAGAAAGGGAAGTTTACTTTAATATCCGTTGTGAAATCTGGCTAAAACGCTATTTAGAAAGCAGAAACGATAAAGACCCTGCCATTTTTGTGACAGAACGCTATCCACATAGGATGAGTGTTGCACAAATGAGATACATCATCAAACGTATTTCTAATCGGGCTGGAATCAATAAAGAAATCCATCCGCACCAACTAAGACACAGCTATGCTACACACTTATTAAACAATGGAGCTCCACTTGAGGTCATTCAAAGTTTAATGGGGCATGAAAAGAGTGAGACCACTCGAATCTATGCTCAACTAAGTGGTCGGCTTAGGAAAGAGTTTTATCAAAAATACTTTTGACAGAATAAGAGCAATGTCATTTGACGTTGCTCCTTTAACTCTCACTAGGCGTTAGTTTCGACAAAATAAACTTCATTCTTTCTTCAAATTCTTTTGCAAGATTTTCGTTTTCCTTCTCTAACTCAGGTATGCCTTCATTGCTAACCATTTTGTAGGCAATATCTTGCCACATTTTCAAGTTCCATTCTAAATATCCGTCTTGTTCAGTTTCTAAATTGAAATAATTCACATAGTGCAGAACGGTATTGGCAATCATAATATCGCCCGTTTTTTTATCAACCAATCCACTTCTATACTCGGAATCTTCTTCCCATTTTTTCGCCACATCATTGATAAATGATTCTAAAGAATTATATTCTGGCTTTTCAACTTGATAGTATTCAATCGCATAAATAGGTTTTCCATAATGTTCACCTATCGGTTTTGCATAAAGTTTATTGTGAATTACTTGTAATTGTTCTTTGAACTCTTTCGCAAGGGAGACGTTTTTCAAACTAGTCTTTTCAGATCTATTATTGTTTTTTATTTTAATCGCAGTTTCTTGCAATTTGCTTACTTCATCTGTTAAGCCCTTTTTAGTAATTTCATTATTAAAGTGATCAATATAAGCAATAATAGAAAGTGTATTTATATCTTCCCATTGTTCTTCTGGAAGGTTCAGATATTTTAAAGTGTCACTGATGAATGCGTCAAACGAATCAAATTCTGGTTTTGATATTTGTTCTGGAGGAGTCTCTGTTATTACTTCTGTTTCCGTCCCTGGTTCATTTTTTATATTGTCATTGTATATATTTGGAACAATCAAAATAAATAATAGAGCAGCAACAAGAACGGAGGAGAAATAATAAGTAAAAGGAATACGTTTTTTTTCTTTTTTTGTCAAAGAACTCATTATCCTTTCCTTTTCACTCTGCGAGATCGTGACATCATGAAGGATTGTTTTATTTAATGTGTCTTTCACCGATTTCAGTTTCTCTTCCACTCATTTCCACCCCTTTCCAAAGCTTCCCTTAACCTTATTCTTGCCCGATGTAATCTTGTCTTAATTGTATTGGTTTTTAAATCCAAGATATTGCTTATTTCTTCTATACTAAGATCTTGATAATAATAGAGAATAATCACTTCTCGAAACTTTACAGGCAACGCAAGGATTTCTTTAGCTAAAAGTACATCTTCAATTTTTGAGATAGTTTGAATTTCTGGCGTTTCAGCCTCAGCTATATTTAAGTCCATTTTTTCTTTGTACACGATGTTACGAAAACTCCATCTTTTTAATGTGTCTTTGCATTTATTAACGGTAATTTTAATTAACCATGTTTTATAGCTACTTTCTTCTCTGAATTGCTCAATATGGTTGTAGCAAGAAATAAATACTTCTTGTATTATGTCTTCAGTAAGGGCATGGTCTTTTAGATAGAGATAGGCAATCCTTTTTAATTCAGTCCCATACTGAGTCAGCAATGATTCAATTTTTGAAATTTTTCCCTTCTCAGTATTTTCTATATCCCTTTTCATTTCCTTCCCCCTTCTTCCCTTATAGACGACGCTTTGTTAGA
This genomic stretch from Bacillus carboniphilus harbors:
- a CDS encoding tyrosine-type recombinase/integrase, translating into MLLLEIWEAYESDKRIEGFSPQTLKAYRLQANLLIRHFSDVEIGSLNTEQLKEYLAQSSQQLKPSSLAHRIRFIKSLFRWSHEEGHIHKNSAAKLKEPKVGKRIPKFLTEGEIEHLREACFTTMEKALFEFMFSTGCRIGEIVSLEKNSINWSNRSAIVLGKGDKEREVYFNIRCEIWLKRYLESRNDKDPAIFVTERYPHRMSVAQMRYIIKRISNRAGINKEIHPHQLRHSYATHLLNNGAPLEVIQSLMGHEKSETTRIYAQLSGRLRKEFYQKYF
- a CDS encoding sigma-70 family RNA polymerase sigma factor — translated: MKRDIENTEKGKISKIESLLTQYGTELKRIAYLYLKDHALTEDIIQEVFISCYNHIEQFREESSYKTWLIKITVNKCKDTLKRWSFRNIVYKEKMDLNIAEAETPEIQTISKIEDVLLAKEILALPVKFREVIILYYYQDLSIEEISNILDLKTNTIKTRLHRARIRLREALERGGNEWKRN